A window from Melitaea cinxia chromosome 5, ilMelCinx1.1, whole genome shotgun sequence encodes these proteins:
- the LOC123654092 gene encoding dolichyl-diphosphooligosaccharide--protein glycosyltransferase 48 kDa subunit: MKISIILGLIGFASIAYAEQETLVLVDNLNIRETHSQFFKSLQDRGYSLTFKLADDGNLVLSKYGEYLYKNLIVFSPAVVEFGGQLDTEVITKFIDDGGNVLMAGSSAAGDVYREIATECGFEMDEESAAVIDHFNYDALDEGDHTRIVVSPKNLIDAPTIVGNQNTQPLLFEGTGLILDKDNSLVMPILTADSTAYSYNPKSVVKEYPHAVGKKTVLIAALQARNNARIVFSGSLFFFSDEAFNSPVAKVHGDKVKASLSGNKALAIHLSEWAFGERGQLRVRRVHHHRQGEKESSSTYTITDTVVYRIEIEELKNGKWQPFEASDVQLEFVRIDPFIRTTLKNKGNGVYEAVFKVPDVWGVYQFKVDYDRIGYTRLYHSTQVSVRPLQHTQYERFIPSAYPYYVSAFSMMIGVFLFSFVFLYYKEETPKSKSE; the protein is encoded by the exons ATGAAGATTTCCATTATTTTAGGTTTAATAGGTTTCGCTTCGATAGCTTATGCTGAACAAGAGACTTTAGTACTGGTGGATAACTTAAATATAAGAGAAACTCACTCTCAATTTTTCAAATCTTTACAAG ATCGTGGCTACAGCTTAACTTTTAAGTTGGCTGACGATGGTAACCTAGTGCTATCCAAGTATGGAGAATATCTGTACAAGAATCTTATAGTGTTTTCACCTGCTGTCGTTGAATTTGGTGGTCAACTTGACACGGAAGTGATCACGAAGTTTATTGATGACGGCGGCAATGTTCTCATGGCTGGAAGCTCAGCGGCCGGAGATGTCTATAGAGAAATTGCAACTGAATGTGGTTTTGAG ATGGATGAAGAGTCTGCCGCAGTGATTGACCACTTCAACTATGATGCTTTAGATGAAGGAGATCACACTAGGATAGTCGTATCACCCAAGAACCTTATCGATGCCCCAACTATTGTTGGTAACCAGAACACACAACCTTTGCTTTTTGAAGGCACTGGGTTGATCTTAGATAAAGACAACAGTTTAGTTATGCCTATTCTGACAGCTGACAGTACTGCATACAGTTACAATCCTAAGAGTGTG gtcAAAGAGTACCCTCATGCAGTGGGTAAGAAAACTGTTCTCATAGCAGCTCTGCAAGCTAGGAATAATGCTAGAATAGTATTCAGCGGTTCTCTCTTTTTCTTCTCTGATGAAGCCTTTAACTCTCCTGTTGCTAAAGTCCAT GGCGATAAGGTGAAGGCGTCTCTCTCGGGTAACAAGGCTCTAGCTATTCACTTGAGCGAGTGGGCGTTCGGAGAGCGTGGTCAGCTGCGCGTGCGTCGCGTCCACCACCACCGACAGGGCGAGAAAGAATCGTCCAGTACCTACACTATCACTGATACTGTC GTATACAGAATTGAAATCGAAGAGTTAAAGAATGGTAAATGGCAACCATTTGAAGCCAGTGATGTGCAGCTAGAGTTCGTCAGGATCGACCCATTCATCCGCACTACTCTCAAAAATAAGGGCAATGGTGTCTATGAGGCTGTATTCAAAGTTCCTGATGTCTGGGGAGTTTATCAGTTCAAAGTTGATTATGATAGGATAGGATATACAAGACTGTATCATTCAACACAG GTATCAGTTCGCCCACTGCAACACACGCAATATGAGAGGTTTATACCAAGCGCGTATCCATACTATGTGAGTGCGTTCTCCATGATGATTGGAGTATTCCTGTTTTCATTTGTTTTCCTCTACTACAAAGAGGAGACTCCCAAGAGCAAGAGTGAATAa